Proteins co-encoded in one Candidatus Rokuibacteriota bacterium genomic window:
- a CDS encoding methyltransferase domain-containing protein produces the protein MGRMNREIAAWAIDLLGVHPSDRVLEVGFGPGVGIELPAKLASSERVVGVDYSKEMVEQAVVRNAKGVEAGRVDLREGSVERLPFEDEAFDSALAVNSMQVWPDALAGLREIRRVMKPGGRIALAFTRHSGQPKNEVVGALTAASFSEVQVADTDDGFCVLATKP, from the coding sequence ATGGGGCGCATGAATCGCGAGATCGCCGCCTGGGCCATCGACCTGCTCGGCGTCCACCCGAGCGACCGAGTACTCGAGGTGGGATTCGGACCCGGTGTGGGCATTGAGCTGCCAGCCAAGTTGGCGTCGTCGGAGCGTGTGGTTGGTGTCGATTACTCCAAGGAGATGGTCGAGCAAGCCGTGGTTCGAAACGCGAAGGGGGTTGAAGCTGGTCGGGTCGATCTTCGAGAGGGATCTGTCGAGCGGTTGCCATTTGAAGACGAAGCGTTCGATAGTGCGCTGGCGGTCAACTCCATGCAGGTCTGGCCAGATGCCCTGGCTGGGCTGCGAGAGATACGGCGGGTCATGAAGCCTGGCGGTAGGATAGCCCTCGCCTTCACCCGACACTCTGGGCAGCCGAAGAACGAAGTGGTTGGTGCGCTGACGGCGGCCAGCTTCTCGGAAGTCCAGGTGGCGGACACGGACGACGGCTTCTGTGTGCTCGCGACCAAGCCCTGA
- a CDS encoding SRPBCC family protein — MNSTRISRQVKAPRATVYSALVDADAIAKWRAPDGMTSQVHTFEGREGGKFRISLTYDGPTGLGKTTAHTDTYHGRFVKLVPNERVVEVVEFETADPALRGEMTITIALADADGGTELLAVHDGLPRGLSPTDNETGWRMALAKLAALVEAD, encoded by the coding sequence ATGAACTCGACTCGCATCAGTCGTCAAGTGAAAGCGCCGCGCGCGACAGTCTACAGCGCGCTTGTCGACGCGGACGCGATCGCTAAGTGGAGGGCGCCGGACGGCATGACCAGCCAGGTGCACACGTTCGAGGGCCGCGAGGGTGGCAAGTTCCGAATCTCCCTCACGTACGACGGGCCGACCGGACTAGGCAAGACGACCGCGCACACCGATACGTACCACGGCCGTTTCGTGAAGCTGGTGCCGAACGAGCGGGTCGTCGAAGTGGTCGAGTTCGAAACGGCAGACCCCGCCCTGCGCGGCGAGATGACGATCACGATCGCGCTCGCCGATGCAGACGGCGGCACCGAGCTGCTCGCCGTGCACGACGGACTGCCGCGTGGCCTGTCGCCCACCGACAACGAGACAGGCTGGCGAATGGCGCTCGCAAAGCTCGCCGCGCTCGTTGAGGCGGACTAG
- a CDS encoding type II toxin-antitoxin system HicA family toxin, with protein MGSVPVLKPREVVTLLERLGFSGVRQRGSHRQFRHADGRGTTVPFHPGRDISPTLLRKIARDIGITVEELLDRR; from the coding sequence GTGGGGTCGGTCCCGGTCCTCAAGCCGCGCGAAGTGGTCACGCTGCTTGAGCGGCTCGGATTCTCGGGCGTGCGTCAGCGTGGGTCACATCGACAGTTCAGGCATGCCGACGGGCGCGGAACGACTGTCCCCTTCCATCCTGGACGAGACATCTCACCAACGTTGCTGCGGAAGATCGCGCGCGACATCGGGATTACGGTCGAGGAACTACTTGATCGTCGCTGA
- a CDS encoding type II toxin-antitoxin system HicB family antitoxin encodes MRTFNIVVERDPDTGLYVGYVPGWPGAHSQGEGLDELRRNLHEVVEMLLEDGEPKLESEFVGIQTIQVA; translated from the coding sequence ATGCGCACCTTCAACATCGTAGTTGAGCGAGATCCGGACACGGGCCTGTACGTGGGCTACGTGCCGGGCTGGCCAGGCGCCCACAGTCAGGGGGAGGGACTCGACGAGCTGCGGCGGAATCTTCACGAAGTCGTCGAGATGCTCCTCGAAGATGGCGAGCCGAAACTAGAGTCCGAGTTTGTCGGTATCCAGACGATCCAGGTGGCGTAG
- a CDS encoding DNA-binding protein, producing the protein MKLTIDLSPAQAERLRREAERLGLAPEDLARAVIADLLATPDGEFRTAAEHVLRKNEELYRRLA; encoded by the coding sequence ATGAAGCTCACCATCGACCTGTCGCCTGCCCAAGCCGAACGACTCCGCCGCGAGGCTGAGCGTCTCGGGCTCGCCCCGGAGGATCTCGCTCGCGCCGTGATCGCCGACCTGCTAGCAACCCCGGACGGCGAGTTCAGGACCGCCGCCGAGCACGTCCTCCGCAAGAACGAGGAACTGTACCGCCGCCTCGCCTGA
- a CDS encoding type II toxin-antitoxin system death-on-curing family toxin produces MMRYLTLGEVVDLHRRLLEATGGAPGIRDLGALDSATAQPKATFGGADLYPTLIEKAAALCFSLVQNHPFVDGNKRVGHAAMETFLVLNGSEIDAPIDDQERLMLDLAAGRVDRAQLTACLRLHLKPLS; encoded by the coding sequence CTGATGCGCTATCTCACTCTCGGGGAGGTGGTCGACCTGCACCGCCGCCTTCTCGAGGCAACAGGCGGCGCGCCCGGTATCCGTGACCTCGGCGCTCTCGACTCCGCCACCGCTCAACCCAAGGCCACATTCGGTGGCGCCGACCTGTATCCCACTCTGATCGAGAAGGCCGCGGCATTGTGCTTCTCGCTTGTCCAGAACCATCCGTTCGTCGACGGCAACAAGCGCGTCGGGCACGCGGCTATGGAGACGTTTCTCGTCCTCAACGGCAGCGAGATCGACGCGCCTATCGATGACCAGGAGCGCCTCATGCTCGATCTTGCCGCCGGCCGGGTCGACCGGGCGCAGCTGACCGCCTGCCTTCGTCTTCATCTCAAGCCGCTCTCGTAG
- a CDS encoding type II toxin-antitoxin system PemK/MazF family toxin: MGVAVTRAGRARGDVHLVRLDPTLGSEIQKTRPCLVVSPDELNEHLRTVIVAPMTTAGRAYPWRVPCRFQRRSGFVALDQLRTVDAERLVRRLGRLEPQSITTILQRLQEMFAE; this comes from the coding sequence ATGGGAGTGGCGGTGACGCGGGCTGGTCGAGCCCGTGGCGACGTCCACCTGGTTCGTCTCGACCCCACGCTTGGCAGCGAAATCCAGAAGACTCGTCCTTGTCTCGTTGTGTCACCGGACGAACTGAACGAACATCTGCGCACCGTCATCGTGGCGCCAATGACGACGGCCGGGCGCGCCTATCCGTGGCGCGTGCCGTGCCGGTTCCAGCGCCGGTCTGGGTTCGTCGCTTTGGATCAGCTGCGGACCGTCGACGCGGAACGCCTGGTACGTCGCCTCGGCCGCCTGGAGCCGCAAAGCATCACCACCATCCTCCAGCGACTCCAGGAGATGTTCGCCGAATGA
- a CDS encoding AbrB/MazE/SpoVT family DNA-binding domain-containing protein codes for MTTRTRIVRIGNSRGIRVPKILLDQAQLPDEVELHAEPGRLVVQGVRRPRTGWAEAARAMAGARHDRLLDAPSPTRFDGEEWEWR; via the coding sequence ATGACGACCAGGACCCGCATCGTTCGCATCGGCAACTCCCGTGGCATCCGCGTTCCGAAGATCCTTCTGGACCAGGCGCAGTTGCCCGACGAAGTCGAGCTGCACGCCGAGCCGGGGAGGCTCGTTGTCCAAGGTGTCCGGCGCCCCCGAACCGGCTGGGCGGAGGCAGCACGCGCCATGGCCGGGGCGCGCCACGATCGCCTGCTTGACGCGCCATCGCCGACCCGCTTCGACGGAGAGGAATGGGAGTGGCGGTGA